From Pongo pygmaeus isolate AG05252 chromosome 1, NHGRI_mPonPyg2-v2.0_pri, whole genome shotgun sequence, one genomic window encodes:
- the LOC129016720 gene encoding olfactory receptor 10J1-like, protein MKKENHSLVNVFIFQGFSSFREHKLTLFVVFLTLYIFTLAGNVIIVSIISIDRHLHAPMYFFLSMLSGSETVYTLVIIPRMLFNLIGLSQPISLVGCATQMFFFITLAINNCFLLTAMAYDRYVAICNPLRYSVVMSKTVCMQLVWGACSIGLIVAMTQVSAVFRLPFCIPKVPHFCDIRPVMKLSCIDTTANEILTMIISVLVILIPMGLVFISYILIVSTILKIASAEGRKKAFATCASHITVVIVHYGCASIAYFKPKSENTRDQDQLISVTYTVITPLLNPVVYTLRNKEVKDALCRAIG, encoded by the coding sequence ATGAAGAAAGAGAATCACTCTTTGgtgaatgtgtttatttttcaagGTTTCTCCAGCTTCCGTGAGCACAAGCTCACCCTCTTTGTTGTGTTTCTTACATTGTACATATTCACCCTGGCAGGCAATGTTATCATTGTGAGTATCATTAGTATTGATCGTCACCTCCACgcccccatgtacttcttcctcagCATGCTCTCAGGTTCAGAAACTGTCTACACCCTTGTCATTATACCAAGAATGCTGTTTAACCTCATAGGCCTGAGTCAGCCCATTTCCTTGGTAGGTTGTGCCACTCAGATGTTTTTCTTCATTACTTTGGCTATCAACAACTGCTTCCTGCTCACAGCAATGGCGTATGACCGCTATGTGGCCATCTGCAACCCCTTGAGGTACTCAGTCGTCATGAGCAAGACAGTGTGTATGCAGCTGGTGTGGGGGGCCTGCAGCATTGGCCTAATTGTAGCGATGACACAGGTGTCAGCTGTATTCAGGCTGCCTTTCTGTATTCCAAAGGTGCCCCACTTCTGTGACATCCGACCTGTGATGAAGCTCTCCTGCATTGACACCACAGCCAATGAAATCCTGACTATGATCATCAGTGTGCTGGTGATCCTGATTCCCATGGGCTTGGTTTTCATCTCCTACATCCTCATCGTTTCTACCATCCTCAAGATTGCCTCTGCCGAGGGCAGGAAAAAGGCCTTTGCCACCTGTGCTTCTCATATTACTGTGGTTATTGTCCACTATGGCTGTGCCTCCATTGCTTACTTCAAGCCCAAGTCAGAGAACACCAGAGATCAGGATCAGCTGATCTCAGTGACCTACACTGTCATTACCCCTCTACTGAACCCTGTGGTGTATACTCTGAGGAACAAAGAGGTCAAAGACGCTCTGTGCAGAGCGATAGGTTAA